A window of Streptomyces armeniacus contains these coding sequences:
- a CDS encoding cytochrome P450 produces MTVTGTDIPGPAGLPVVGSMFELQRDSLGAFLRAQREHGDVVRVSAGPPGLRTVVYGVFSAPGAQQVLATEAANFRKDNPFYGEIRESFGNGLLTAQDADYRRQRRLVQPLFTRRRVDGYADTITTEAELAVRRWRDAVDGGTTDLVLDMNRLALRTVTRILFGMDVEEAVDVTHRCFPVINDYVLHRAYSPLSPPRGWPTPANRRAEAATREVYAVCDRIIAERQAADASRTADASRTADGAGAYGAGADGALPDGPGTVTSGTGADDLLDLLARARSDEDRPLDADELRDQVLIFLLAGHETTATSLAFTLHLLARHPEQQRAAQDEIARVLGERAPTAADMEKLPHLTRCLKEAMRLYPAAPVIGRRAVDACEIDGHAIPAGANVVVSPWVTHRHPGLWEDPDRYDPERFTPEREAERHRYAWFPFGGGPRACIGQHFSMLESVLALAVLLRAYEVQPADDNDVPVSAGITLQPTGPARARLRSRA; encoded by the coding sequence ATGACTGTCACTGGCACCGACATCCCGGGACCCGCCGGACTCCCCGTCGTGGGCTCGATGTTCGAGCTCCAGCGGGACTCGCTGGGCGCGTTCCTGCGCGCCCAGCGCGAGCACGGCGACGTCGTACGCGTCTCGGCCGGGCCGCCCGGCCTCCGTACGGTCGTGTACGGGGTCTTCTCCGCGCCCGGCGCGCAGCAGGTGCTGGCCACCGAGGCGGCCAACTTCCGCAAGGACAACCCCTTCTACGGCGAGATCCGCGAGTCGTTCGGCAACGGCCTCCTCACCGCACAGGACGCCGACTACCGGCGGCAACGCCGCCTCGTACAGCCCCTGTTCACCCGCCGCCGCGTCGACGGCTACGCCGACACGATCACCACCGAGGCGGAGTTGGCCGTACGGCGCTGGCGCGACGCGGTGGACGGCGGCACCACCGACCTCGTACTCGACATGAACCGGCTGGCGCTGCGCACCGTCACCCGCATCCTGTTCGGCATGGACGTCGAGGAGGCCGTCGACGTCACCCACCGCTGCTTCCCCGTCATCAACGACTACGTGCTGCACCGCGCGTACTCGCCGCTCAGCCCGCCGCGCGGCTGGCCGACCCCGGCGAACCGGCGCGCGGAGGCGGCGACCCGTGAGGTGTACGCGGTGTGCGACCGCATCATCGCGGAACGGCAGGCGGCAGACGCGTCCCGTACGGCGGACGCGTCCCGTACGGCGGACGGTGCGGGTGCGTACGGTGCGGGTGCGGACGGCGCGCTGCCGGACGGTCCGGGCACGGTCACCTCGGGCACGGGGGCCGACGACCTGCTCGACCTCCTCGCCCGCGCCCGCAGCGACGAGGACCGCCCCCTCGACGCCGACGAACTCCGCGACCAGGTCCTCATCTTCCTCCTGGCCGGACACGAAACCACCGCCACCTCCCTCGCGTTCACCCTCCACCTGCTGGCCCGGCACCCGGAGCAGCAGCGCGCCGCACAGGACGAGATCGCCCGCGTCCTCGGCGAACGCGCGCCCACCGCCGCCGACATGGAGAAGCTGCCGCACCTGACCCGGTGCCTGAAGGAGGCCATGCGGCTGTACCCTGCCGCGCCCGTCATCGGCCGCCGCGCCGTCGACGCCTGCGAGATCGACGGCCACGCGATCCCCGCCGGAGCCAACGTGGTCGTCTCCCCCTGGGTCACCCACCGGCACCCCGGCCTGTGGGAGGACCCGGACCGCTACGACCCCGAGCGCTTCACCCCGGAACGGGAGGCGGAGCGCCACCGGTACGCCTGGTTCCCGTTCGGCGGCGGCCCGCGCGCCTGCATCGGGCAGCACTTCTCGATGCTGGAGTCGGTCCTCGCCCTGGCGGTGCTGCTCCGCGCGTACGAGGTGCAGCCCGCGGACGACAACGACGTACCGGTCTCGGCGGGCATCACGCTCCAGCCCACAGGCCCGGCCCGCGCCCGCCTGCGGTCCCGCGCGTAG
- a CDS encoding pyridoxamine 5'-phosphate oxidase family protein, giving the protein MSREEILRNRARGVVDANKYMALGTADETGSPWVSPVYFTPDSYSDFYWVSSPEARHSLNIAGRPEVSIVIFDSSVPIGSAEAVYVTALAEEVPVRELERCAEVYGVRLPEARRIAPDELRAPADLRLYRASATDQSLLIRGGDPDFGRGVDSRLPVTLTG; this is encoded by the coding sequence ATGTCCCGCGAGGAGATCCTGCGGAACCGCGCACGCGGCGTCGTCGACGCCAACAAGTACATGGCGCTCGGCACCGCCGACGAGACCGGCAGCCCGTGGGTGTCGCCGGTGTACTTCACTCCGGACAGCTACTCCGACTTCTACTGGGTGTCCTCCCCCGAGGCCCGGCACTCGCTGAACATCGCCGGCCGGCCGGAGGTCAGCATCGTCATCTTCGACTCGTCCGTGCCGATCGGCTCCGCCGAGGCGGTGTACGTGACGGCGCTGGCCGAGGAGGTGCCCGTACGGGAGCTGGAGCGCTGCGCGGAGGTGTACGGCGTGCGCCTTCCGGAGGCCCGCCGCATCGCCCCGGACGAACTGCGGGCGCCCGCGGACCTCCGTCTGTACCGCGCGTCCGCCACGGACCAGTCACTCCTGATCCGCGGCGGCGACCCGGACTTCGGCCGGGGCGTCGACTCGCGCCTCCCCGTCACGCTCACCGGGTGA
- a CDS encoding class I SAM-dependent methyltransferase, with amino-acid sequence MVTTKRAIARAVYGSRFDHVPWGQRVYLRPGEKAARELQWQMRLRRARTVSLDEYRAQHTAGPIEEFITCHLCGETRQQPLFRPAGENWAYHVVRCPSCGFLYRNPNILPERLGDLYADNYSTFLTGSYAENRQRRYRLTMDAFAPVLDDGDGRRLLDFGCGSGLFLEVAEQAGFEAYGVDLSPDSVEQANKRLSTATAHFGAPDDVPEIAAGGFDVITLWSVLAHLPRPLDDFSRFRELLAPGGVLLVFTVNARSLLLKAHGNGWSGFTRNHLMFYSSETLPALLRRTGFAGVTFAPFYGDTVEAGTAPLPPSTDRRLRRAVASSDGGNMLRALAFADDKAITRWGQNHRVRRLA; translated from the coding sequence ATGGTGACAACGAAACGGGCAATTGCCCGCGCAGTGTACGGATCGCGCTTCGACCACGTGCCCTGGGGACAGCGCGTCTACCTCAGGCCCGGCGAGAAGGCCGCCAGAGAACTGCAGTGGCAGATGCGGCTCCGCAGAGCCCGTACGGTCTCCCTCGACGAGTACCGCGCGCAGCACACGGCCGGGCCCATCGAGGAGTTCATCACCTGCCACCTGTGCGGAGAGACACGGCAGCAGCCGCTCTTCCGGCCGGCGGGCGAGAACTGGGCGTACCACGTGGTGCGCTGCCCCTCCTGCGGCTTCCTCTACCGCAACCCGAACATCCTGCCGGAACGCCTCGGCGACCTCTACGCCGACAACTACAGCACCTTCCTGACCGGCTCCTACGCCGAGAACCGGCAGCGCCGCTACCGGCTGACCATGGACGCCTTCGCCCCCGTACTCGACGACGGCGACGGCCGCCGCCTGCTCGACTTCGGCTGCGGGTCCGGGCTGTTCCTGGAGGTCGCCGAGCAGGCGGGCTTCGAGGCGTACGGCGTGGACCTCTCGCCCGACTCCGTCGAGCAGGCCAACAAGCGGCTCTCCACCGCCACCGCGCACTTCGGCGCCCCCGACGACGTACCGGAGATCGCCGCGGGCGGCTTCGACGTCATCACGCTGTGGTCCGTACTGGCCCATCTGCCGCGCCCGCTCGACGACTTCAGCCGCTTCCGCGAACTGCTCGCCCCCGGCGGCGTCCTGCTCGTCTTCACGGTCAACGCCAGGTCGCTACTGCTCAAGGCGCACGGCAACGGGTGGAGCGGCTTCACCCGGAACCACCTGATGTTCTACTCCTCGGAGACCCTGCCCGCGCTGCTGCGCCGTACGGGTTTCGCGGGGGTGACCTTCGCGCCGTTCTACGGCGACACGGTGGAGGCGGGCACGGCGCCGTTGCCCCCGTCGACGGACCGCCGCCTGCGGCGGGCGGTCGCGTCGAGCGACGGCGGCAACATGCTGCGGGCACTGGCCTTCGCGGACGACAAGGCGATCACGCGCTGGGGCCAGAACCACCGAGTCCGCCGCCTGGCGTAG